A window of Microcystis aeruginosa FD4 contains these coding sequences:
- a CDS encoding IS607 family transposase, which produces MKLSDYAKKKGISYDTAWRMWNRGQLQGERLPTGTIIIFEDDRSCGENKVAIYARVSSSENKSNLETQAKRLEAYCRAKGYQIVRVVKEVGSGVNEHRKLLLKLLEQTDYNLIVVEHKDRLSRVGFNYLKVLLTQTNRELEVVNLAEERKDDLRQDFVSIITSFCARLYSLRRRNRKTECLIKCLEENDEISSKTSN; this is translated from the coding sequence ATGAAACTATCAGATTATGCTAAGAAGAAAGGGATCAGTTATGACACTGCTTGGAGAATGTGGAATCGAGGGCAGTTACAAGGAGAACGTCTTCCTACAGGAACAATTATTATTTTTGAAGATGACCGTTCTTGCGGTGAAAATAAAGTAGCTATTTATGCGCGAGTTTCTAGTTCAGAAAATAAATCTAACTTAGAGACTCAGGCAAAAAGATTGGAAGCTTATTGTAGGGCGAAAGGCTATCAAATTGTTCGAGTAGTTAAAGAAGTAGGAAGTGGAGTCAATGAGCATCGAAAGCTATTATTAAAACTTCTAGAACAAACTGATTATAATTTGATTGTCGTAGAACATAAAGATCGTTTAAGCAGAGTAGGGTTTAATTATCTGAAAGTTCTTTTAACTCAAACAAATAGAGAGCTAGAGGTCGTTAATCTAGCAGAAGAAAGAAAAGACGATTTAAGGCAAGACTTCGTGAGCATAATTACCTCATTTTGCGCTCGATTATACTCATTAAGACGACGAAATAGAAAGACAGAATGTTTAATTAAATGCCTTGAGGAGAATGATGAAATTAGTTCAAAAACATCTAATTAA